The DNA region TATGTAACTAAACCATAATTCTCCATAGCTCCAGCAGCAAAATCCGGTATCGCAATCATATCCATTTTGGGAAGGGGATATGGCACAGCAAAGTACCTACAAGAATGATTGGAGTCATTTTGAAATGAATATAGTAGTACAAGCCTTAAAAGTTGATGAAGAGACCTACTCTTTGAACAGATCCAAAGTCTTTGCACCAACGTGTAATGCAAATTTCCCTTGGTCAGCTTTGCCCACTTGACAATAGACTCTGACTTTGATCCCTGAGCGAAGAAAGATGAAACTTGATTTAGTGCTTTGACAATTTAGGAGAATATAGGttataaaatgaatttttacCATCGGATGTATGATCTTCCACGTAATCAAACAAACCAACAACAATGGCTACCAAATATGTAGACATAATTGGTGACTCTTGATAAGAGACAACCTTCAGATTCCCATCAACTTTCTCCTCCACAATGGGCATATTGGAGAGAGCCACTAATTCAGTAGGCACCTCCAGTGTTATCTTGAAAGTAGCCTGTCGCAAAATGTGTTACCatagatagataaataaatacataagaaaaaacaatatgcAAAAGAAAGAACATGTAGAATATAAACCTTGCAAGCAGGTTCATCCCAGCATGGGAAGCATTTCCTAGCATCAGCTGGTTCAAACTGAGTAACTGCCATATTCTTCTTCTCACCATTATGTTCATAGGTACTGCaccaaaagttaaaaaaataaaaagaaagatacTAAGAGGACTAGTTAACCCCTATTGATGTAAATTTCATACATATACATTTACATTTtgtatttgatcaaaaaaaaatacatttaccTTTTGTAGAATCCTTTCATTTTGTCATTGAGTATACCACTGAACCCAAGTTGTAGAACTCCAACTCCATGGGGAAGAATCTCAGCAAACTCGAGTACCAGAATCTCATCTTCCTCAAACAGGACAATCTTGGGAGCTGCAAGGGCCTgcttaacagaaaaaaaaaaagcatattaAAACCCTTGAGTTTCAGACAAGAAGCAACAAGATGTAAATGATTCTACTGTCTGGATGGTATATGAAGTATGTAAAGATAAATTCAAcacaatcaaatattttctcaatttaATCCAATCCACATGACAGCTGACTAAAGGTCAAAAAATCGAGAAGCTAATCACATGAAAATATATCTAAACAGCACTACTTACTCAACGACCAAAGAAGCATTATTACGACCGTGATACCTAACCACATTATATGGGAATATAATAAATCAGCTGAGCGCTGTATAATATATACCTTAGAGGAAGTGAAAGGAGTGAAGGAGACGGAGGCATCGTTGACTGAGAGATCAGCAGCGTTGAGAACGATGAAACGAGTATCCGCGACTATATCTACATCGATGGAGACGGCTCCGGTGAAAGTACAGGCGATGAGATCGGGTATGAGACGGAGATCGTAACGTTTTGGGACGGCGAACTTAGGGAGACGAGGTTGACCTTTGAACTCATCCATTATCGTGCACAGGaatgattagttttttttttctcttacgGAGGGaagctttatatatatatagcgccgcaaactaaaaaaaaaaaaaaaagcagaaagGAGGAAAAAAGTGTTTGATGTTTGATGACGACCTCTACAAGTGATTCCAGTTCGCGTAACGTTTGACGTTGACAGTGTTGTAGTAAGTTTTGGTCCCACAAGATAAACAGGCCTAAACAGTCTGGGCTGAATTTGCTAATGGGCTTTAACCATGGGATTCTGTATTAACAGTGGTTTATTTTGAAAAACGGCGTGAATAAGGCTTTTTTGTCTAACGTAAAAACGACGTCGTTGAATTTTTCCCACAACTCCTCGAAGCTTCCGGCGTCGTGCTCACCAATCTCGTCTGAGTGTGAGGTTTTTACGGGTTTAGATTCAGACATCATCTTCTTTTGTCCTGTCTAGTCTTCTACCTGTTCCGATCTGATATAAGGGTAACATTTCTGCTTCTGGGTATTGAAGCTTTTGACTTTCGTCTATATTTGATATATGTTTCGTTGATCTTGGAAGAGAGATTCTTGATGAAGCTTGTATAAGATTCTTGTTGTCACTGTTTcacatttttttctatattttaaatttttgaactttttatagGATTGCTAAGCTCACAAATCACTAGTGGCTTTTGCAAGAATGGGATTGTTGAAGAAAAAGGATTCAACTTCAACTCGCTCCTCTACTTCCCCCTGCGCCGATTTGCGAACTGCTTACCACAACTGCTTCAATAAGTGAGTCTTCCTCTCTCCCTCTGAGAGAGATTATAGTAGCAATAGTGAACAAAAATGGAATCTTTTGAGGGCTATACGGTCTTCTTCAGTGTCAAGTACTTGCCTTTATATGAAATcttttggttttagtgtatagttctGATCCAAAACCATTGAAAAGTTGCatccttttttttaatctttgattCTGGAGATGGTACTCGGAGAAGTTTGTGAAAGGGCAATGGGATAAAGAAGATTGTGTTGCTGAGTGGAATAAGTACAGAGACTGTCTCTCGGTAACTCGCTCTATTCATGTTTTTTGTGTGATCATCCTTATCCATTCCATAAGCTTCTCTTTCTGAGTTTTGGTTTCTCATGGATTGGATTCAAACAGGAGAATTTAGATGGTAAACTCCTCGCTCGCATGTTGGAGGTTGATAGTGAGCTGGATCTAACAAAGCAAGCCGATTCAAAAGAATCCAGTCGATGATACTTGACCCTTGATGTTTCTCAATGACATTGTCTCTTTGAAAACATATCCATTAagcaactctttttttttataggaaACCATACAAGTACTTATCAAAGTAGAAGGAGAATGATGTACTCTTTATTTGACCCACACAGCTTCAAAAATAAATCACATGCTGATTATTATAAATAGCAAAAAAAGATATACCTCTTATTGCTGCTCCTGCAGCTTAACCAACGGTAACTTCTAGGATATAGAACAGAGCTGCAGTAGCGTGTATTCTTTCAAAGATTTCAGAACCCTTTGATGTAAAGATGGCTCAGGTACAGCTTGTTGAGTGATGAAGAACTGGATTCTTGAAACCATGTATGTGATTCTTCTCTCTTGAGGTTTACTGAGAGCGCCAGGTTAAGGATCGGGAAACTAGAGAAGCAGAACTGGGTTCATGTCAGGATGTTGCCTCCTGCAATGTCTCATGGTTAGGATACGTGCGTGCGTGCGTGCATTTCCCGAGCCTCAAGTCCGAGGAAGAGATGGCATCGCGTAAAAAACTGAATTATTGTGAAGCAGAAGTGAGAcgaaaaggagagagagaatGGAAAGAGAGGAGATATTAGAATCTGTGAGGTCCTCGAAAGGAGAGAGGGTTGCTTGCATGGTAAGTTAAAAGTGTAGCCTTTTGAAGTTGAGCGACGTTACTTGTGAGGCAAGAAACTAGTTTCAGAAGAAAAGAACAAATTTCTTTGGAGATGTTTTATTTCATAAGAAATGTATAGAGATGTTACTACACATCTGAATAAATATAAGTTCAGACAAGAAGTTAAGAAGTGTGTTTTTTTATTCCAGATGTTTTTCCAATATAAATCACACGAGGGAAAAGAGTTTTGGACTGGTATTGATTCGGATGATGATCCCAGTTTACTAGGATCAATCCATATAATTAAACAATTCTAAAGATTGATTAAAAcactatatattatttataacagTAGCAGTGATAATAAGTATAACCAAGCAAAGACACAAAAAAGGTTCGGATGATAAGCACTACTGAAACTCGAGACTTGGAACCATAAGTTACATCCCCCAGAGACTTGGACACAGATCCTGAAACATTGGATCCAAAAGCCTGTTTTGCAAACGATTAGGATTGCTTAAGACTTCCTTCAAACTAGGGCACACTGTTCGGAACCTCGCCATGCTCGCTGTAGATATCTGTTAATCACCACGAGATCGATGGTTTTCAAATTAGTTTAATGTCTCTTTTATGATCCATAGATTATTTGTTAACTTTGATATCGGAAGTGAACACTCCCCCTCCTATTATTACCTTTGGACAGAAACGGAGATCCAGTGTCTCTAGTGAGCAGCATCCAGATATAGCTGCTTCAACTCCTGCTTCATCCATTTCACAAGACTACCAAAGACAATGGTGTCAAAATGTTTTTAGTGGTAACTAGCTTATAAGTACTGGaactaaacatatataatcTTTGAACATATATAAGCCCATGTGACGTAACTAGCTTGAAACCCAAAAAAGTTATAAGATATAAACAGAGCCAATTATGGGGGGAAAAAACATACCTGAAGAAAGAGGCTAGCCAATCTTGGACAGCCAAGTTTCAGTACTTCCAGAGAGGAACAGTTGCTAAAAACAATccattttgaatttaaaaagttaattagCAAATGGAATAACAACTACCTCTGATAAGAACTAAAGAAACAAGTCATATTACAGCTTGTAAAACCTCTCATACCTTAGATTAAGTAAGACCAGGTTGAAACATGAGAGATCAACCTCCTTTAGTCTGAGTGATAGAGAAAGGTTCAGCGATGATAAATGATCAAACCGAGCTGAATGCGGTATCAACACTTTTCTGATATTGGGGCAACCCACACAGCTGAGGTTTTGTAGTAACCGGTTGGCTGACTCAGCTGGTTCTTGAGTATCCTCGCTAGCACCAAAGTGATCAAGGTCATGCATGTTAACACAGCCGTTCAAGCTCAAATGGGTCAAGCGTGTGCAGCAAGCAAGTAGATCATCTATCACAGTCTGACTGAGAGTTCCATAAGACAGGTCCAACTCTTCAAGTGCCGGTAATGCACCTTCTTTGTATAGAGGCTCCAGTGTTGATTCAGTGAATATTGATTCAGTGAGAAATTTGCAGGTATGTAACTTGAGTACCTAAACAACAAAAGatacaaacaaaaacttaaGAAGTTCTCATGGCATTAATATAAAGTATACAAGTCATAAGGTCTTAACTACCTTCAGTTTAATACAAGACTTGAAGATGGGCTCCAGATTCATCAAGGAAGTGTATGACAAATCAAGAAAAGTCAAATTTTGGAGGTCCTTCAAGGAAGAAAAGCCACCAGAGCCAATAGATAAGCATGACATTAGCACCAGTGACTCAATTAGTGGACATGAAGCAATGGTTGCAGACAGACAATCATCCCTCAGTTGCCTGGAAAGGCAATTTAGCACCATAAGACAAAGTCACGAAAATGAAATATCTCAAACAATTAAATAATTACCCGCAGAAAGACGCATCTAAGGATGTTAATAAAGGACAAATGATGGATGCTTCAGAGAGTGCACCGCAACTTTTCAAGTCAAGGGACACCATATAAGGCGCTTGGATAATGAGCACGCTCAGTCTTGAGCATATTCCTAGATCTAGAGACCGGAGCGCAACCTGGTAATAACCAGAACGGTCAAAGGGAGAAGCAAGAAATATCCATCAGTTAGTTATATGATATGGGAGAAGCATAGCAACACTTACAGGCCTGAAAAATGCAGTTTCAATATTATCACATCTATCCAAACAGATCTGCTCCACGCGAGGGCACTTCAAGTCAAGAGAAGTAACAGCACGACAGCCAACAAGGGACAGACTGGACAACGATGAGTTGCAGAACCGAACTTCTGTTAAGCTCTACAAGATGATACAAGGTATaaacaaacagaaaaatatCACCCACTgctttagttatatatatatcaatatgttatCATATGTATCAGTTAGCTGCAGccaaaagaacaagaagaaagcGTATCACACCTTACAGTTGTCAAGAATTAATGACTTGAGCATTGGGCATCCACCATCGAGATCACAAACATTGTTAGACAGTGATTTACAACCAGAGAGATCCACTTCTTGCAAGGACTGGCAGTGCAGAACTAATGTTGTCAAATTCTCCTGTTTCTTGAGAGCTAATCTCTgccaacaaaaaaataaaggaatatTAACAACAAAACTGTATTAACAAAATCATGATAACTAAGTGCATGCACTGCATACTCGAAGGGCGTTGGAAGTGATAGTGACTCGTTGAAGAGCTGGACAGTTTGAAACAAAGATTGATGAAAGCATGGGGCTTTGCAAGTTCAGCTCTGTGAATCTGTTAAACACACAGCGAAAAGAGGGGACACACTTGTGTGAAATGATAGCAAAACTTTTGCTTTAAAATTtttcagagaaaaaaaagaggtgAAGTCTATACTTAAGGCAGCCTACTAGGCTTAAACTCTGCAAACAGGAGAGATGCAACGCAAGAGATGTCAACTGTCTGCAATTATCAAGCTCCAGAACCTGCAATAGATGATATGTGATTAAAGGTTGTAGAACAGTGTGCATGTGCATGtgtgtggaaaaaaaaaacacataccTCCAGCGCTGGACTCTTAGCAATCCAAGTGATAGACGCGGATTTTATAAGCTCACAGCTATGAAGCTTGAGAACCGTCAACTTGGGAAGACGTATTGACttcaaagaagaaaaatcacACAAAAAGTCAGAAAACGAATATGAGACAACAGATAGCAGATGACATGACACCAACCTTAAAAGATATATTTGGGCAGTAGGAAGCATTAAGAATATGGAGACCAGCACAAGCCTGGGCTATTCCACGCAAAGTTTCATTACTGAGAGAGGAACAGTCAGAAACATCGAGCGACTCTAATAGAGGACACGAAGTGACAGCTGAACGGATATCAGCATCTTTTAGCTTATGGCACGAGGCTATGTCAAGATGTTGGAGGAGTGGACAGTTAAGCATCGCCTGTAACATGTTGCTTCTTTTTAATGATAAAGACTTGAGCTGCGGACACCTATatgattgaaaaaaataatgataaaaatgTGAAAGAAATACACATAATAATCAAATGAAAAACAGCTTCACCTGATAGACAAACGCAAAACCCTgcagtttttaattttaagttcaTGTAGCCGATCATGACTCAGGTGTATTTCCTGATAACCACATCCCAAAATAGCGTCACTTATGGTCACACTCCTCAACCTGTTACACTCCTCCAATATCTGGAAAAAGTTTTCGCTGATGTAACCGTCTCCTATAGTTAAGACCTCCAGattcctgaaaaaaaaaaaaaaaaagcattgcgatggatatatatctattaacttgatttatgaaattatattctgggtgttcaaaaaaaaaaaaaaaagaaatcatatTCTGCGATAAATAAGATACCTCAAAGTGGTAGCTGCTTTCACAGCCAGGGCGTCAACAGCACGAACGCGGTAAACATTCACTTCAGTGGCATTGGGATAGCGCTGACACATGTTTTCAACTGCCACACAAAAAGCAACCAAAGGTTATACCTTTTATCTATGTGTATTAATGTCTTGCCAAATACAAGTTTTAGTAACATTAGCGCCTTTGCATAAATCTGGAGGCCAATATTATCATTAAAAATTGCGTAATGAATGTCTTCAGTGTAACAAATCTATTGTACTCACTGAATATCAAACAAACCCACAAGAGTACTAGACTCAATAAACCCAG from Raphanus sativus cultivar WK10039 chromosome 8, ASM80110v3, whole genome shotgun sequence includes:
- the LOC108821015 gene encoding uncharacterized protein At4g33100, yielding MGLLKKKDSTSTRSSTSPCADLRTAYHNCFNKWYSEKFVKGQWDKEDCVAEWNKYRDCLSENLDGKLLARMLEVDSELDLTKQADSKESSR
- the LOC108818884 gene encoding F-box/LRR-repeat protein 15 isoform X2; its protein translation is MEEGEAAGAELKRAWSSSNAEDCTMEEAEYHKRAKVYCGLAEGRSASVISSDASGSSMERTDGFGIASSSRTDTDMFCQGFILNYGRKDGREDDDLEVHIDLTDDLLHMVFSFLNHVDLCRSAMVCRQWRVASTHEDLWKVLNFENMRISIQQFENMCQRYPNATEVNVYRVRAVDALAVKAATTLRNLEVLTIGDGYISENFFQILEECNRLRSVTISDAILGCGYQEIHLSHDRLHELKIKNCRVLRLSIRCPQLKSLSLKRSNMLQAMLNCPLLQHLDIASCHKLKDADIRSAVTSCPLLESLDVSDCSSLSNETLRGIAQACAGLHILNASYCPNISFKSIRLPKLTVLKLHSCELIKSASITWIAKSPALEVLELDNCRQLTSLALHLSCLQSLSLVGCLKFTELNLQSPMLSSIFVSNCPALQRVTITSNALRRLALKKQENLTTLVLHCQSLQEVDLSGCKSLSNNVCDLDGGCPMLKSLILDNCKSLTEVRFCNSSLSSLSLVGCRAVTSLDLKCPRVEQICLDRCDNIETAFFRPVALRSLDLGICSRLSVLIIQAPYMVSLDLKSCGALSEASIICPLLTSLDASFCGQLRDDCLSATIASCPLIESLVLMSCLSIGSGGFSSLKDLQNLTFLDLSYTSLMNLEPIFKSCIKLKVLKLHTCKFLTESIFTESTLEPLYKEGALPALEELDLSYGTLSQTVIDDLLACCTRLTHLSLNGCVNMHDLDHFGASEDTQEPAESANRLLQNLSCVGCPNIRKVLIPHSARFDHLSSLNLSLSLRLKEVDLSCFNLVLLNLSNCSSLEVLKLGCPRLASLFLQSCEMDEAGVEAAISGCCSLETLDLRFCPKISTASMARFRTVCPSLKEVLSNPNRLQNRLLDPMFQDLCPSLWGM
- the LOC108818884 gene encoding F-box/LRR-repeat protein 15 isoform X1, giving the protein MEEGEAAGAELKRAWSSSNAEDCTMEEAEYHKRAKVYCGLAGSEGRSASVISSDASGSSMERTDGFGIASSSRTDTDMFCQGFILNYGRKDGREDDDLEVHIDLTDDLLHMVFSFLNHVDLCRSAMVCRQWRVASTHEDLWKVLNFENMRISIQQFENMCQRYPNATEVNVYRVRAVDALAVKAATTLRNLEVLTIGDGYISENFFQILEECNRLRSVTISDAILGCGYQEIHLSHDRLHELKIKNCRVLRLSIRCPQLKSLSLKRSNMLQAMLNCPLLQHLDIASCHKLKDADIRSAVTSCPLLESLDVSDCSSLSNETLRGIAQACAGLHILNASYCPNISFKSIRLPKLTVLKLHSCELIKSASITWIAKSPALEVLELDNCRQLTSLALHLSCLQSLSLVGCLKFTELNLQSPMLSSIFVSNCPALQRVTITSNALRRLALKKQENLTTLVLHCQSLQEVDLSGCKSLSNNVCDLDGGCPMLKSLILDNCKSLTEVRFCNSSLSSLSLVGCRAVTSLDLKCPRVEQICLDRCDNIETAFFRPVALRSLDLGICSRLSVLIIQAPYMVSLDLKSCGALSEASIICPLLTSLDASFCGQLRDDCLSATIASCPLIESLVLMSCLSIGSGGFSSLKDLQNLTFLDLSYTSLMNLEPIFKSCIKLKVLKLHTCKFLTESIFTESTLEPLYKEGALPALEELDLSYGTLSQTVIDDLLACCTRLTHLSLNGCVNMHDLDHFGASEDTQEPAESANRLLQNLSCVGCPNIRKVLIPHSARFDHLSSLNLSLSLRLKEVDLSCFNLVLLNLSNCSSLEVLKLGCPRLASLFLQSCEMDEAGVEAAISGCCSLETLDLRFCPKISTASMARFRTVCPSLKEVLSNPNRLQNRLLDPMFQDLCPSLWGM